The Homo sapiens chromosome 10, GRCh38.p14 Primary Assembly sequence CTGTAATCTGTAGATAACATAAccaattaggtcaggggtcgatctttcactaccaggcccagggtgtggcaccGGGCTGTCTGCCccgtggatttcatttctgccttttagtttttactttttctttctttggagtcagaaattgggcataagataatatgaggggtggtctcctcccttattccCCCCCTTTGAGACTCTCACTCAATAGTGGAAGTTCTCACTTTCATTTTTACTACCCATGTCTTCTTGCAAGACAGATCAATAGTGATTCATATAGTAcacttgtgctgaagcattttggtgaactaaggtagTAATGAAgattttatcatttgaagaagtacaggtagcaaacaagggagcagtaagcaggttcctattactattataactctTATTATGagagttttaaatcctcctagCACTGGGATTCATTTTCCAAACATGGCCCTAGGATCAAATCTATGCCACACTTGCATGGGCACATGTGCCAGTTTTGTCATATCTCTAACTATGTCTTCAACTACTTGCCTTTGATTTTCTATGTATAGGCAGGAATTAGTAAGGTTAAATTCCTTACAGACCTctccttcagctgctagcaagCAGTCGAGAGCTGATTTACTTTGATAGATAGCATTTCCCATCTGAGTTTCTTGCCAGGCCAGAAGAGTCAAGGCTCTGCTGgttttattagtgattatttttaagacagcttGTAACCGTATGATTTGGTTGATCATGTAAATGGGGGTCCGGTATCCCCACGGGCCATCTTGTGCCCAAGTAGCAGGCCCATAATATTGTATGATTATCTCAGGGggccatttatcatttttttaatttcctataGCCATATTCTCTTTTTGCAGGAAGCAtagacagggaagcccaggagttcacctgtttttatgggcagtaggaagaaagatggtttaatagtGCCAATAACACAACTACCTGCCCACTGGTCAGGTAATTTGGTATAGCTCTATGCCCACATATCCAATATAATCCAGTGGGGGCTGTCCAGTCCTGGTGGGACTCTGGGTGGGTCCACACGGTTTGCAAATTTGGGAATTTACTAAATGGATTTCTCTCTGTGTGATGTGAACTCCACTAAGTGACTGTTTTTGTGGTACCATTATACAGTTTCTGTCTCAGACAACTAAGTCGTCCTGCGGGGTGAGTGAATTCTTTTCCTCCTCTAGCTATGCAATATTGTCCAATAATTGAGGCTTATAGGACCCAGAAATTAACAGGGTGAGTCTTTTGAGCCGGGAATGCATCAGGAACTGGGTCTGGAGGTACTAATTCTCGGGCTTCCCATGGCCATTGATCTCCCATTACAGTTCCTCCACATACATAACATGAAGTGACATTGAGAGACTGGGCTACGTGCTcagctaattgcaaaaacaaacttcttgtttttcctggaatttctggtacTGGCACATTTAGTTCATCATAGAAAGTTTGAAACACTGGCTCAGGAGAGCATTTGTAAACTTCTCCTTGAACCAAGATATTTACTCGAGGATCCAGTCCAGCCCGTCGATTCCTAAGGTCACACGCTCCCCTTTTTTCCAGCGAGGATCAAGGCGATTGGTTGTTACTAGCTCTAAGGAGTTACATTGTCTTTTAGTACAGGAAGggacattttttcctttctgaaggtgggctggatccttttcattttttttttatccaagtGGCCTAAACGACACAAGActacaaatgtaaataaatgtatttacatttatttccacACAGTCCTAATTTATGACAGATGTACTTATTTTCTGCCATATAGCCTCTTTCCTAATTAAGAGAACCACACCTTATTCCTAACTTATTACTATTAATGAGAGCACAGGCATCAAATTTTAAGGTGACTTGTTTGGGcacccctttttcttctgttttggctAACACTTTACTTGTATCGTTTATGAGCCGCCACCAGTCCTCAGTccttaatctcattttaaaaactgtggtcatgggaggctcagatgggtcGTAACACACGTCAGGTTGATCATTTCCTGGGCTACACACCTTGTATAGAATAACATTATACAAACAATTTCTTTTTAGAGTTCCAGTACACATATAATAACCATAATATAATAGGACTGTAGCAACCTTTTGCCCTACCTCAGTGACTTGATGTATACACTGGGAACAGTCCTCAATCTGAGGAAAgtcagttgaagtccttactgtacaagtccaaattttaaggaaaatgagtcccgCGATGAGTTTTCTCATTCTTCGGCCATgcgtggaccagtcagcttccaggtgtgactggagcagggcttgtcatcttcttcagagtcactttgcaggggttggCGAAGCTGCTCCCATCCACATACCGCTCACAGTCTACTGATGTTTAAGGATGGTCTCGGAGGTTGGGCCTGCTGgaataaactgagtccaacacCTTTATACAGTTACGTTCAGCTGGGCTCTCTGATACCAGAAGCAAGGTGGTGGGGTTTAGTGTGttgcaaacttcaatggttatgtGGGGATTTTCACATAAGCAAGCTTTGGTACTTGGTTGATCTAGGATTTGTTAACCAATGATGTCATTAAAGTTACCACAGCATGCGGGGCCTTTATAGTCAGGTTCTGCCTAAGGGttagtttatctgcttcttgCACTAACAGGGCCGTTGCTGCTAGGGCCTTTAGACCTGGGGGCCAGCCTTTGGAAACCCTgtctagttgttttgagagataggccactggccttggccagggccccacagtctgggttaaaactccaactgccattttttccctttctgacaCATAGAGTGTGAAGAGTTTTGTCAGGTCAGGTAGCCTCAGGGCTGGGGCcgacatgagtttttcttttaactcatgaaaagctcgttgctgttggttgtaatagatgtagtttatctaaTCTACATTTCTATTAACTGTCACctaccaaaatattgactcaaatcctgcagctatttgatttaaagctttaaattgatctggtattgCTCGTGGGACTCCAGTTGTGTCTAAATAGACATGAGAGTCGaaagacccataaggggcttctctTGCTTtacaatgtcttattttttttccttctggttgatgaaatgccagggcaAAAGGGATAGACAATTAGACTAAAGTACAATTGCCACTCCAGTTATTCGACAGAGtgcccagtaaaggtccaccacaataccaccacacatccgctcggggatgaacaagggctgactgattgataagctcttgaaaattcttaagctcactgcatcctttcaggtctccaaggaatgttaagtttcctccctgtcatgagagacacgaagtgaacttagtgttgggagatggaggctggatGGCCCTCGGGGGCTTATCCACAGGGTGCTGGActttgggatatagcagagagatcTTGGCACgacttattactccaggctgtagaatcctggaaaagagctaccatgcagcctATGCCTGGTTgactggaggaccaccttagtggaaaggggacaatctgggcctctggcctgccatgtgcacaagcataacaattgtttttgtttaacatgcagatggaatatttgatccattttaaccaggcatttgcatcttggtatcctgtTTTAATTGCttaagtttgttttaagtctttaacttctatgatcctctagtaaaatgaatgtatggttttaggaaattacaaaaaccgGTTGGAGCAGTCCATCCTTGCTCTGTAGTGGTCCACAGAACGTTGGACCAACTATGGCATGAAAGTTCTACATCGGGGGGCAAGACTCCTGGTTGGCACCAGGATTTTATCAAAATCTCCCCAGATTAAATGGTCCTAGTTTactaatgcccagtctgaggagagtcaTGAGGGACAGAagtacttttctgaagtagaaaGCTGCTTTGACTTGGCAAGTCCCCACAGGGTATAATaaggcaagcattaaatgcaatagtttgaggtGAAATTGACTTGATTATGTTACTAACTAGATGCTTAGCAATAGAACgatgaaagagaaatagaatagatgaaaagagttaaatttttcttagctttagtttggtagggttttcccctgggactatggCCCACGACTCTGGAGGGGGTGGCGCTTTCTTGACTCGGGTGTGATGAGTCCATCTTTTTTCTGCTATACGAACAGAAGTCTTggtggttagcagcacaaggtagggtccttcccaggctggctcgagtttttcttcttttcacccTTTGATGAGAACGTGATCTTCAGGCTAACGCTCgtttactggaaattctaggggtggtacatatgctaaaagacttttagtttttgagagaaaggaaagtggaagataaaccaagtatataacTTTTAAGaattgaccttttgttttaaatgtggggaccTTAGCAGTGGACTTTATAGTCCTTAGTGCCtttttactgagaaatttcctttagcacctatttttattagttttttaaaccaaagaaacccaaataccattttacatttaacaATGCTTCTCGTATGATTTTTATATcagataagctaaattttatctttatattagtatgttattaatgttaaacctaattttaataaaaccttgtagatatatttatctaatttttaatgtcagaccataaggtaagattttataaactctttttaaccttttataatttttgctaaagagcaggttggtgctttaagaaaaacctgttatgcttttactttaatgtccagttcacagcAAAACTGGATGATACTTCTTTAACTTTAGTTAagatgtttacacacagaattttctttataattaatattttaaaacttgcttaaatcttcaaaacaataattttttttaactttttaatgtaggtaaaaatgtacattcttatgcctccttataatccttttaccaaaggtatattttacttttcttatacaacgtgcacataaactgttttggtttttttttcagtagttttacattcaggaggcctagttacttttaaattatacaacattttttgcataaattcttttttataacatttttctctttcatgactTTTGCAGACAATTCTTCGACATGCTGCTTCAACTTTCTGACTTatgacaaatatttctttctttaaacaaccagttaatttatttcaggacaagaatttaccatacaatactctttttatataaattccgccccccctttttttccttttttttttttctttaaccttaggatacttctgaactggtgaggtgtgctcacaatgacgtttcctctaaaagttttttttttacttttttgttgttgttgttagcaaAGCAATTgctgctacagattgaatgcatttgggccatctgcgggttactgggttaaggatttttgataggaaggcctcAGTGCTTTCAGGATACTCCCTTGTTTACGCTGACTACAAAGTGGTATTGAAGTGTTATAGGGTTACAGAGAataccttcaattatcaattataggttttaaatttaccttggcttttaaaggaatgggtacacttttttttttcttaactgcttgtatatctctctctttctctctttctttctctctttgtctttccctctctctcttttactttccttttgcctctgtctcttcctctctctctctctgcctctctctttctttctctctcgctGTCTTTCTCCTTGACttcctctttgtctgtctcttcctctctgtctcttcctttctctctttgcctcttttcctctctgtctctttcctttctctctctctgctgatctttccttgcctctgccagccgcttatgctgctgttctcaaccactgtgtgttgggggaggggggtctaaaaccagctgtaaccaagtgtctaCATACGGGAACTGGTCTGCGTTCCCTGGCTTAAAGgttaccttgtgccatacctttgaaacaagggacctgtccaggcttccttctaaTGGCCAACCTacctctaatgctggccagtctctcttacacaaagttttaagttttcctggtgtcataGTACTCCACAGTctcctttaaattcttttttgaaatttttcaacatagttcctagTAGGGTGGGCTTATCTGTGCCTGACCTACTCTTCTTTGAGACAAAACACCACGCTCACACCACACGCACACCACAAAAGAACAggtaaaaagggcacacacacacacacacacacacacacacacatacacacagtttgcaccaaaccaaaatcaaaaccaaaatcagagtatccagaaatccaagccaggtcaaaaccaaaactaaagtatcaagcaatccaagtcaagtcaaaaacaaaaaccaaagtgccgGTACAGGCACAccatgggtgatcaggccacgcttccactcaaatggagtagGCAAGTTCCTAAGACCAGTCCTGTCAAGCAATTCAAACCAAGTCTAAACCAAAATCAAGTGCCAATAAAGGCACTccatgggtgatcaggccacgcttgCACTCAAACGGAGTGGGCAAGTTTCAAAGACTAGTCTTATCAAGTTTTAGATGTCCAGACTCCAAGTGCCCATTCCTTCCTGGAGTTCAGCCACTGCGTTGATCCTCCACAGGGGCCTGCCACACACTGCTCTGGTGAGGCGTCCCACTGGGGCAAATGCCTACCCGGGAGCGCTCTCAGGATCTGCGTCACTCGGGCTGGTAGGAGTCCCCCACAGGGATGTTCTACAGGGCAGGCTTAAGCCACCTAAGGAGCTGCCTCAACCATCTGCCAATCACCTCACTTCCAGTCAgtgaaccaagaaatgtagcaggacgagccacagacaaaactcctcagacaccgactTAAAGAAGGAGGGGGTTTATTCAGCCGGGAGCATTGGCAGGACTCCTGTCTCAAGAACCAAGCTCCCTGAGtaagcaattcctgtcccttttaagggctcacaactctaagggggtgcacgtgagagggtcgtgatcgattgagcaagcaggtggtacgtgactgggggctgcatgcactggtaattagataggaacaaaacaggatagggatttccacagtgcttttctatagaatgtctgtaatctatagataatatAACCGATGAGGTCGGGGGTCGATCTTTCACTACCAGGCCTAGGGTGTGGtgctgggctgtctgcctgtggatttcatttctgccttttagtttttactttttctttctttggaggcagaaattgggcataaggcAATATGAGGGGTGGAGCCCTTACTTTCTGGTATGCATTTTTGTGTCAGTTTCTGCCCAATTCATTTGACattcacatatttatatgtgATACGCAAAGCATGTGGTATTTGTGCCATTTTTGTTTGTGTCTCTCTTTATTTTAATGCAGGAGGAGTATGAGACCCAGAGAGATTAAGCAACTTGTCCAAATGTCACATAGCTCAATAGCCAGAGCAATAAGATGGCAGGAACACTTAGTCACATGAGCTTCGCAAGGCTTCTCAAACCATAAGATGTGTATGGAACACTGGGGATCTTGTTACAATGTGGATTCTGAATTCAGTAGGTCTCAGGGGGACTAGGATTATGGATGCCAACAAGCTCCCAGAAGTTGCTACTGCTAATAGTTCTTGAATCATCTCTCACTATATCCTTCATAACACCGTGAGCATATCCTTCCCAATACTTCCCCCAATTGTAATTGCACCATTTCGGTATTCATTCATGTTCCCCACCAAGCTTTGAACTCCATGAGAACAGTAGCTGTGTTTTGTTTACAACTTGGCCTGGCTGCCCAGCCCAATCTGGCAAAAAGGAACTGAATGAATATTTTtgaagactgaagaaaaaaatgacctaTTGCCAATTATAAAGCCACAACACTTGCATATTAAGACTCTTATTACTTGTTGAAAAAGGATGTTTATCATGTATCTTTTCTTGTCTCAAGTCACATTATGGTACCTAGTTGTAACTTCCAGCTCCCAAAATAACATAACCAAAAGACGCCCTGCGAGGTCAGCCAGTTTAGATCTATACCTCCAGCAGAACTATGCCTAGGTTCCTGTGGAACATAATCACCTCCTTGGGCCAATGTGATGGGTTAATATGAGGTCATTCTAAGTGTAAGGGGGAGTGTAAGTTTGAAGGAAGCCACATCACTTTTGCTCCCACCTGAGGATAATAATGACAGCAATCTATCATAGATTAAAGGTTTCCCATATGCCAGGGACTGTACTAAGCACTTTGCATCAGTTACTTCATTTCGTTTTCTCTACAACCCTATGAGCTAGGCTCTCATTTTATAAGTAAGGAAGCTGAGAGACATAGGGCTGTCGAACTATAGGAAGTGACCCAAGCAGTCTGGCTTCAGAATAGATGATTCGGACCACCTTGTCTACTGCCTGGAAGTtcccagagaaaagaaacaactgcCTGAAAACAGGAGTGACCTGATAATGGGTTCCAACAAATCTCAAATATAGGGGTTTGAGGAGAAGCACATCACATCAACAGGAGGTGGTCCTTATACCCCAAAGGTATGGTCTAATAATACAGTGTAGAGGAAGAATAGGACGTTCTGCTACTGTTTTCAATTAACACTCAGTTTGACTCTATTTGGTTTGTGGTTAAATATACAACACTGCTGACAGGTTAAGTAAGAGCTGGTTAAAGGATATGTCTCAAAGGTCCAGATTCCTTTCACACTTAATTAGATCTCTTATGAAACCTTGCATTAATGATTGGACCaaatcaaagaaaacaattatcacATAGAAGAACTCAGAATTTTGTTGAGTATGTGTGTCCAAAGTAAGAACTCAAAAAGTCTAAAGGACAGAGagtcatttgtttttcaaaagcttAAAAAGTAGAAGTTCAACAGTTATattttaaccctgtgagataaaGCGGAAATGGAGAAAACAGGGGAAGAGAACACATTTTCGAGTGGGacataagaaaaaagtaaacttgATCTTTCttcttgataaaaaaaaatgtttaaatatggaataagaaaacagaggcaaTATTAAATACAGCAAGAGGAACTTGAATAAAGAATTACTGTAAGAAAAAGAGTTTAGCTCTACAGATTGGTTTTTAACTACACTTGTCTTATAAAGTTATTATTTACCTTTGGAGGCAACATATAGATTGTGAAGCCTCCGGATCCGGTTCCAGACACTTCCTAGTGTTGGCCTCAAACTGGCACAATTCTTCCaagattcagtttcttcatctgtaaaatggaggcaaGAAGTGCCTGCCACCTAGGGTTATTGTAAGCCTTAGATTAAATGACATAGAGTGAGCATTTAGTCCCAAATAGGAACTCAACATAGGTTATACtctgccttctctcctttcttataAGTTGTTTTCCTAAAAGAATCTCTTCTAAGTATTTTCATTCGTAAGTCTTTGTTGATAGAAATATTTCTCACTTATCCAATTGCCCAGGGTTAAGAAAAATAATCCACCTACAAACAGATGAAATATGTGTATAAGAAAATTGGTACAGCATATGTAAAGATTATGCTACTGGAATGTTAAACTTGGtatgttaaaaatagaattatataaaatgtcacATAGGTACACATCCTAAAAAATCAACTTCACTCACAATCTCACGTATAAATTTTAGTCAATACACCAAATAACGACTATGTTAAAAAAATCCagaagttgtttgtttgtttgtttgtttttgttttgagactgggtctctctctttcacccaggctggagtgcagtggtgtgatcacagctcactgcaaacttgatttcctggactcaggcgattctcccacctcagcatcccgagtatgagtatctgggactatacaggcatgcaccaccatgcctgtcaaatttttttaatttttatttttagtagagatgggatttcttcAGGTTGCTCAGGCCCGTatcgaactcctgcactcaagggatccgcctacctgggcctctcaaagtgctgggattacaggtgtgagccaccacacctggctaaaaatCTAGAAGTTTCATGACTCAGTAGGATAGatgtttttggggaaaaaaattcacTTCAGTATATGTGAATGTTTCATAAACCATAAAGAACTAAACAATACACAATGTTGTTTGTATTGCAGTGTCCTGTTGGCTTCTAGAATAAATTGGCAATGTCATAAAATGTGAGTCACTCAAcaagttaaaatacaaatttttattcaCTGTAATTCAGTTTGAAATGTACATGGAAAGGAAGTCAGCTTTCTAAGAAGTTATCACAACATATATAATAGAAATTAAGTCAACAAAGataacaaacaaaatttttagaAGTCTTCCCACAATTTCATCTTCTAGACTTTTGGGAGTAGTAGTAGAAATTAATATCCAGTTTTTACCAGTCATATCCAGAATTATCCCGCTCcctaggaaaaaagagaaaagtatccTCAAATGAACACATTTATAATACTGATTCTTTCAACTCAATCTAATATTTCCACTATAAAAAGATTGTGAACAAGGTAAGTCTTCCAGGGAATATTCCACACCTATTTGTAAccaatcaatgaaataaaatatttttctcccatttatttTGACCACTTTCTGTCAAAATCACAGGCTTTTCTCTATGCCAAACTTGCCtttctttctaaaacaaacaGCTCAAGGAACTTTCATAGTGGCCATTCCCTTTTCATGTTATCTGTAGTAAGTTTATTTATCAAGTATCTGCAGTCATTTCAATCATTTTTATTGGCATTGGTGAAGCTGCTATTCCTCTAACTTGTACTATTGGTGTTACCAGGAAGTGAGAATTTGAAGACATGAAAAAAGGCAGGTactgatcaaaaaaaaaaaaaaaaaaaggtatttttctttcctcaagaTCCTGTCTGTCATGTTTTGGTTACTTACTAAGACATCAAACATTTAATTTCCTCCACATTTCTGTATTAATAAAACAGGTTTTAAAAACTACCTGGAATTTGTGGTCTGCATTCCACATTGTTGGAACAGTTTACCAAACGTCTGTTAGGCAGGACATTTAGAAGCATTCTTAATCCCTTTTACAGGGGATGTAAAGGCAAATAAGTGGTTTTCAAAGCCTTACACCAAAGTTCCCCATATATACTCAACTTAAAATGAACGTCAGTATCAAAAACGTGGCAAGATTTGGGTAGTAAAATATTTCATCTACTATTTTCACCCCAAAATAAAAAAGGCAGGTAGACTTTtaagagagaataagaaaaagagaaggggaaagaaatgaGTACTCTGCCAGTGTTGTCTACTCCCATTTTGAGCTATCTTGATAATTTCTGTAATAAATTGCTCCATTCCTAGAGAAGGGAATTACTTGCCCCAAATTATACAATAATCATTAGCAAAAGAAACACCTAGAATTTTCCCTGCATGCAACAATTCCTTTTGCCTGTGTTTCAGCAACAAGGAGCAAAAATAATACACGGGTTTGCAAAGtgattttccttctctccagaaACCTCAAACTCCAGCTTGTGTTTCTTCAGTCTGTGGCTCCCAGGGGTACCTTCAACTCTCTCCAAATAGAGTAAGAGAGAGACTGAAATAAGAAGTGAGGAGGGGAATAGACAATTAGTGAGGAATGAGGAGTGAGTAGAGACCCATTTCTCACCTGAATTAATCCCAGGTAGTGGTAGGTAACACGGCTTCTCAGTTTTCTGCTCTTGCCAGAACAAAGTGTATTCAGCACAGGTGGTCTCTTAGCAACCTTGATTCCTGTGTCAAATCATAGCAAAAAGTTTTACTGGACAGTGAGGTAGTGTAGGAAGTGGAGGGGCAGGGAGCCTACACAGAAAAACttctaaaattgttttcaaaactaGATTGGAAGGAGATGTCTAAGAGTGAACTTTTGAAAATATGACACTTTAATTTCTGTTTATCCCAGAATTGTAGAGCTTAAAACTGAACATTGGACAGAAAGATTAAGCTAAATTCTAGGATTTTCCTGGTGGGGCAAACATTCACCACactttttaaagaagtaattcccgaccgggcacggtggctcacgcctgtaatcccagcactttggaaggccaaagcgggcagatcacaaggtcaggagttcgagaccagcctgaccaatatggtgaaaccccgtctctactaaaagtacaaaaaaaattagccgggcatggtggtgctcacctgtaatcccagctactcaggaggccaaggtaggagtattgtttgaacccaggaggcggaggttgcggtaagccgagatggtgccactgcactccagcctgggcgacagagggagattccgtctcaaaaaaaaaaaaagaaaagaaaagaaataattcccTAAAAATTGTCTGAAACCAAGGCTTTAATATCTTCATGACAAAACAACAATTACAACCAGAAAAGCCTTCGTATGTAAGTGACCATAACTCATGAGATTGTGTGCCTATTTTTTaagtacagtcatccctcagtaccCATGAGGGATTAGTTCTAGAATACCCCACAGATACAGTaaccatggataccaaaatccataaatgctcaagtccctgatataaatggcatagtatttacatataaactACACATATCCTCCCATATGCTGTAAATCATC is a genomic window containing:
- the MRLN gene encoding myoregulin: MTGKNWILISTTTPKSLEDEIVGRLLKILFVIFVDLISIIYVVITS